A window of Pseudomonas monteilii contains these coding sequences:
- a CDS encoding cell wall assembly/cell proliferation coordinating protein, whose product MSYLDTLAFEIQASGEEPAYSGGAADGMIAQFEEALGVAFPDAYKYFLKTYGALSFAGDTYYGITGSGLTAREVPCVAFATQTARREGDADSSMIVIMTSGYGPIYSIDTSIIGGTGEPVIIETPLSFKRTGEKIIIYQSFEAFFTDMIRSAIREL is encoded by the coding sequence ATGAGCTATCTTGACACATTGGCTTTTGAAATACAGGCGAGTGGTGAAGAACCTGCTTATTCGGGCGGCGCTGCAGACGGCATGATTGCGCAGTTTGAAGAAGCATTGGGCGTAGCATTTCCCGACGCTTACAAATACTTTCTCAAGACATACGGTGCTTTGTCATTTGCTGGCGATACGTATTATGGGATCACGGGAAGCGGCCTGACGGCCAGGGAGGTGCCCTGTGTGGCGTTCGCCACTCAAACCGCTCGCAGGGAAGGCGATGCCGATAGTTCCATGATCGTGATCATGACGTCCGGTTATGGTCCGATCTATTCCATTGATACTTCGATCATAGGGGGGACGGGTGAGCCCGTCATAATCGAGACACCGCTTTCATTCAAACGCACTGGCGAGAAGATCATTATTTACCAAAGTTTCGAAGCGTTTTTCACGGATATGATTCGAAGCGCTATCCGGGAGCTTTGA
- a CDS encoding glucan biosynthesis protein produces MPMITLSRSDPAIHSSDIAALETQIAARLPASFKQLFLSYNGGVPNKDCWEGDDDHDVMRVKKFKALSPSGAQDASETRYLGGCYARMTERQVVPMTLLPFAIDEGGNFFCLDVVDGSVCFYATDSFDPDSTVADNQRHAYRRLAETFDSFLSGLKDESEIDVWE; encoded by the coding sequence ATACCCATGATCACGCTGTCACGCTCCGATCCAGCGATTCACTCCTCCGATATCGCAGCGCTCGAAACACAGATTGCTGCTCGCTTGCCTGCTTCATTCAAACAGTTGTTCCTGTCATACAACGGCGGCGTTCCTAACAAAGATTGCTGGGAAGGTGATGACGACCATGACGTGATGCGAGTGAAAAAATTCAAGGCCCTATCGCCATCTGGCGCACAGGATGCGTCGGAAACCAGGTACCTTGGCGGATGCTACGCCAGGATGACGGAACGGCAGGTCGTGCCGATGACACTGCTGCCTTTTGCGATCGATGAAGGCGGTAATTTCTTCTGTCTCGACGTGGTTGACGGGAGCGTCTGCTTCTATGCGACTGATTCGTTCGATCCTGATTCGACGGTTGCCGACAATCAACGGCACGCCTATCGTCGGCTGGCTGAGACCTTTGACAGCTTCTTGTCTGGATTGAAGGATGAGTCGGAGATCGATGTGTGGGAGTAA